Part of the Oreochromis niloticus isolate F11D_XX unplaced genomic scaffold, O_niloticus_UMD_NMBU tig00007817_pilon, whole genome shotgun sequence genome, GGGCCTCTCGTCCACACCTAAACAGCATATTGAGTCACTGAAAggtgagatttttaaaaactcctgccagggtggagatttttgAAAAGTacgtttttgtgtttatgtgtggacgaggaaaacggagatttACTCAGGCAATGTCAAAAGTGTGCGCCGTTTTTGACGTCACGCTGtggccacgttattgtttacatcagatcaatttctacaatggccgacgtagacaaaatactgttgctgttaatcttagtatctgcagtttttacacgcttacatatacacacacagttactgtgccTCCATTTAGAAAGATAGAGGCATCAGAGTGAGCATCAGACGTGGCTTCTACATTCAACACAGACGCTCTCACAACCCAAATCCTGACGTCGGTTTggaataaatgtaatttaaaaaaaattacattcatGTATGCTATATGCATTTTGTCAAAAAAAGCACATTCGCTGAACATTCTGAGTTGAGGTTTAGTGatcattgttgttttgtgttcctTGTAGTCAAAATGAATGGAAGAGGAGATGAATCACAAAATAACCGTAATGGTAAGCACATGTACTCAGTCTTGAAATTGATGAAAAACTGATTTTCAGCAGATATTTATGAATGCtaattaaaagataaaatgaTCTTGCAGGCCGACAGGTTAACCCAGAAAATCTTCCAAGTGGAGATCAGGAACCAGCTTATGAACCAGTTTATGAACCTGTTGGTGGATTCTGGGGTTTACTGAACAGTCTTCATCGTGCTCTCTATAATATCTATTTTTCGAGGCTGAATGAGCTGTTAGATGAATTAGAGGAACGATATGATGTCTTTGACATTGACAATCTCAATGACGGCAATGTTAACAATGTAAACATTAACAATATTAATGTGAGAGACAATAATGCCAATGTTGACAACAATGAACTGGATGATGATCATAATGATGTTGTTGTCGACATTGAAAATGATGATTCTGATGAGGCATTTGAAGACTGTGAGGATGTTCACCAGTACATCCCTGAAGAGGATCCTCAGCCAGGTCTATCCAGGAGGAGGCCTAGAGAGATGGATGAAGAAGATCTGGAACCAAACAAAAGATTCAGATGGAGCGAGGAGTTTTCTGATGATGACTCTGACTTCATCTCTGCCTGCGACACTGATAGCGAGGGCTGTCCTCATGCTGGTAATATTGCTGATGAGGACGTCAATCAGCAGGTACCAGAAGAAGAACAGCTGCCTGTTGGATCCACGAAAAGGTCCAGAAAGGAAGATGGAGATGAAGAAGAGCCTAATAGCAAAAAATCCAGGCTTGCAAACTCCGAGAGCAGTAGTGATGAACTTTTTGAAGACGCACTTGAAGAGCTTGACAACCATGAAACTGGAGGCTCGAGGAAGCGGTCCCGAGAGGATtttgaggaagaagaggaaaactTGCGTGTTTGCAAATTTCGGAGATGTTCAGATGAGTCCACCAGCACCAGTGATGACAACTAACACTATTCCGACGGCGTTTTCAGTATCCTTTTAGCAGGCTGATGGCCTACTcatgtgaccctgaatcctccttgCAGGCTGCAataagctgggcatacactgtgcgatttcttcagtcgcgttattcagctcctgctcaaactgtccgattgactcgcaggggctAGAAGTttgtaggtcacgatgcagggtctcacactatacggcccgatgctctgtgcgacctgagtgctcacactgtgcgtccatagcATGAAGGTTAAAACACAAAATCTTacactattttcacggttgttgcaGTCGCGATAATTTTGTGAGGTCACGTCGAAAAGGCTCTGATGACcttgccaaagttctacaagttgtgcctccatcgcttgtgtccggATCACACGCCGCACTGCCGTGCTGTTCCGTCTTTTcgcttttatttctgtgtttgcgcgtgcgcagtgtgagacgCTGCGTTGACACCCTCACGATGGCCgtcaggatttcaaacaggtttgatttcCTTACGACCAAACGCTTGATGattgggagctggtcgtgaggatttaatcgcttctcgttaccccattTATACGATGCACGACACGTGATTAAggccaaactcgggccgatccccaaaacggtagcacgactgaaaaatcggctcaaaatgggccaaaaatcgcacagtatATGCCCAGCattaggctgccgggggattcccatcatgcactgggtgtttcttcttcaccctctatgtgttaatagacctctctgtgCTGaattgtacttgtttttaacctctgtctctcttccacagcatgtttttatcctgttttccttgcCCCTCCCCAACCGGtctcagcagatggccgcccctccctgagcctggttctgctggaggtttcttcctgttaaaagggagtttttccttcccactgtcgccaaagtgcttgctcatagggggtcatttgattgttgggtttttctttgtaagtataccttacaatataaagcgccttgaggagactgttgctgtgatttggtgctctataaataaaattgaattgaattgaaaattgaatggATGTCACTGTGTAGAGATATTCCCTCCATAGAAGGCTTAGACCCAAATGCAGATTCAATGCACATGGTTAAACTATTTATAAGACTTTGTTTAAAGAGAGGGAATGGAGAACGTGGCTAGAGCTAGGAGTGTCAGCAGAGAGCAGGAACCAGAGGAAAAGCTATCAAGAGACTGATCACCTGGGTCGTGATGGGAACAATCCAACGGGAATTCTTCATCCATCAGTCAGCGTGATGCCTAAAACTTTATTCAGATgtaaatatattacatttttaaataaagatcattgaagaatatgaaaaaaatcatcagtgtttttaatgacaCTGCATTTCATTCATGTGTCTCTATTGGACAGTGTTGTAGAAGTTACAGGAGATAGGAATCAGTTCCAGCTTGGCCTGATGTTTGATCACGTTTGGTTGTACTGGCTTTGAGCCTGCTTGTGATACGCTACATCCACATGATGCAGCTACTCGAGCTTTTTTTGAAGTGTCGTGAAATATTTTTGCTTACATGTTCTGCAGAACTGATGCAGCGCACATATAGTACagatcaatgttccctctaagctgcgcacgtgcgcaattgcgcactgctggcacggtctctgcgcacagaaaatctgtgttgcgcacaaaaaaaattaacctgaattgaaattaaaattaatactttaacaatcctgttttgcagtgttagtcagtgagtgactggctgctcccatattgtattagaacgatgccaccttatcccatagtccagccaataatgcgatttacattcgtatatacgcagctaatcaacgtggttgacaggctatgacagcgtccttatgtgctgACACCGGTcttttagctggcaaagcggcgtggctgatgtggagtgaagccacgttaatgacaacgtgtcatctccaaccattggagatgtgagcaggacagacggaacaattgacggaaaaagtgtggactttataccagtttttaaattgtgttgataggccacgtaaaaccagagttgtgataaaaaaaatatatgcaatgtttggttttcttcctgaatactatcgttatttatatttactgcggaataaacggtaaaaacggcgttttataagaaaaaaggctccAAAGCACTCTCCACTCTccgtgagcaaaaacaaactccaccccctctccctttcctattcgtccaaaaaagtaccatgtcgaccaatcaaaaaatgatatggcaacgtggcatctagttgttaagaaacggggggaacttttaggagtgacggcggtgctttgatatgtgagacatttgcacgtttagcacaaatcttgtgtagttagtgtgtagtgtagttttgttgtgtgtgtcagaacaatgaggcgagtactgaatgttacaggtgttacaggagtgatacatctcctgttgtcaggcctgcaggtatcaggctgttgttctcctttatctcataggggACAGAATTATTTTTtcgagtggcacaaataatttgtgtggcatcaaatttgatgcagaacagctgattgttctgtaaatagtttgaaatgtttatttaaaaatgccttggctgcattttttttaaaaaaatagccgcaaaaatctttgttgtttgccaaactgagttacttttttgaagaagtaaccatataattaattgcccagcattggtcattatatactgtattttgcagacagagagttacaggactctctcccagaccacagactcataatacaagtcagagcttttttttaaaaagaaagaaagttttgttttcaaaattgaagttcaagttatttttacttccaatagtgttaacatactacacaggtcaatgactagattttttttacattttcattgtaagtgggctaaatcagttaattaaaagtagtctaacataaatgtaaatgctgtaatttgattattttaataaaccatgtaacttggatggattagatgccggcgcgaccacagtgcacacgtctgatgtcgcacagtggtccaagggatcgctcagggagtttgtatgttcgctcagacacgtgaaaaattagagggaacattggtacAGATATTATCTGAAACGGCATTATACAGTGTTACACCTAATTTATAGTTTCACCACAGTGCAACGTCTCTCAGTATTGTTGAGATGTGTTCTATTATTATGTCCAGTATCAAATTTCTGCTGTACGCAAATCTTtctattctctctttttcttctatGTGAGGGATTCCTGCATTAATCATGCAGCCTAGAAACTTCATATGCacactgataggtttgtagcttaacccgattcgctggaacgttgaagacaatgtaattacacagcaaagcaagacatgagtaggcaaagttctttatgtttccgtGCACGGGGAGGCCtgtctggagccaagtgtcgttccacccacttgacctccgtcagactctcagccaggttccccatagaactccttttattgtggttacatgaatatgcatagggtcattaacatataacatataaCTTTAAcatacataggtatacatgtgaacaaagaataccctgtgtgtgtgtgtgtgtgtgtgtgtgtgtgtgtgtgtgtgtgtgtgtgtggggtcaaagCATGACCCATatatgacttccctaaacctgctggcctggaagtccagcagttcatctaaacaaaaggcacctaggctacgttcacactgcaggtcttaatgctcaattccgattttttgatcaaatccgatttttttgtctgcttgttcacactacacataaaatgcgacatcaaacgcgctctagtgtgaacgctcaaagcggcccgcatgcgcaaaagaagatgtcacacacaactcgctctgtttagacccagagcaaacaatattgtttgactgattgcccttaatataaagacttcggactttatgtttccaaatttttgctttaagttattttgttatttacataataatgtagatgacCTAACAATGATCcgttttgctgttttagaggagcggtgcttcaaaggatagttgcagatttctgtcagaatctgcagaaaatacagtaaaaataaaatgttcacatttctccaacgtggtcttcctaacagtttcaccggatggcaAGAAACcgttcgcgatgtcctatcgggcgcttctccggcgctgataattggcgtctgtcttgtgtcagtgacgtaaaagacggatttaatgcgacttgaccgttcacacagcagtcgctttctaaaacatcggatatgtatcggattcagtaccacatacgaaagtgacccagatcggatttgaaaatatcggatttgtgccgttcacactgtcataccgtGATCGGATATgagtcgcatagggtcaaaaaatcggatttgatgcgctttcgcctgcagtgtgaacgtagccttagactacaacacgtttatcctaccataaaacaataaaacaaggtacgacctctcccatgctcccagagtgtgggtgtgaaagccagaacactctgtaatgcacacaaagccttttacagcctactgaagatcacacatcctatcactacacaatcgattatacacctctaagcatatatggttaaatattcctaagcataaatgacaatcaacattACAAAAACCTAACATTCCCCCCTTTGACAGTTATGCTAGAAAAGTACCCAGTTATGATCACctcatgtctgacagtgtcaaggcaaacatttttatactcagcacATGTCAACGTACACAGTCTGACAAATATATTAGAAGTTATCCAAGTTCTCATCcaatggtaaactgcatcctacgagcaaacaaatgaattgttaatggtcaaaagagaaattaacattttcaagatcactccagcttggtggtgctcctctgcaagacatgtaaatcacacgtctctctgcagagtggtttaagttctgcagggcgtcataaatgtctcttccagttgtttccatcactgttcataggaccagagtccaaatgtatgtagaatagacattcaaacataccagttgagtttgttgtttgtcaacatgggtctcagctattgtgaaagctgcagacctcttcagcactctagttttatggcctctacCAACctccatcacctcacttcaggcctccttgtcctgtgggggatacatatcctccattgtccatcctctgcaggaaaaccctctgtggaaagggtgctggatccagttatcttactgctgttatgatcccagcagtcttcagtgtgtcatcgtatgcacagtacagtgacacagcattaggtgatgttcataggaaactgctgtcatcaccaccatagcttctggttcctgtgcttctcacagaatcatgatgccatccttggACTCCCTCTGCGCTGTcgttggagcttggcacgctcccctcatccttcaggtgcccgcctgttgtccacaatctcctctgttggcctctggaaagcccccttggcacagctctcattccaacgcagcttcgtggtccttgctgtggctgtggaatctgatctcatgatgggccccaaacagctcgacctttgacctcaaccactgcctgggctgtcagctatgcctggaatgggtttgcttctcactgggcctccgaagatttctcaggagattcctttcagcaacaCTCTGACTGCtacacctgtatttccttgctaggaggaaaaacttaTATCTGGAAAGCATGTAaaccatcatcaaaccacattctttagttcagtgagcttcatttatggaccatcaaagcctcatctgaacatggatgcaccactttacataggtttaatacccgtaaatgaactgttaatcacacaaatcacacaaaaatcataaaaaacatagtttcatgtaattcatgtaattctggacccttccctcttgacgcatggacactcccatgagtcaactcatcaaacctagattcctgtcctaaagaaaaaggttagctagatcacGTCCCAGGCAACATCGGCATCTCCTCTGGAGCAGCTCcgtaaccctgcaataaaagatgttagcgtgttttgcatattaagtttGCTTAAAACCCGGCTCCGCCAGGagcctgcatacacaccatcatggcctggaaaacaagatctggaagtgaaatcaaacttcacacttataaacaattgtatcataagagtaataaagcattcggcatcaacaggacaagtatcatgtgcaggttttctcaaattagaaaaatacaattattgcgataatttgcctcagacacagatcatcccatgtactcagttaacattaatgtaatcggtgacttcccttaagcaaagtcactccacgtatttaacactaggagctcagtagtggccagctaatgagccccatattaaactattccataaacactgcatctcttatttaCTTTCTCATGTGacttgtccgtctctgctgaatcctctacatgcactcttagaaaaaacaaacattaacaacacacatggacagtcctggtggtcaggcacaggtcgacaggttccagaggtgctataaaagGTCCTAAAGTTAAGCCTGCTGTAAAAGGAATGACACTGGTTTCAACACAGGATGTGTTTCACGCCATTTTCACTTCTCCCccataatattcaacattttcccaagaacacagtgtaatagcataatcaacatatagcctgtaaacacagttcccTTTACTCATAAACCCAGTACTCCTGTAGTAAAAGAACATTAACCAttagtgtgtcctgctgtaactcacataatcaaacacatgattaactctctgctgtagaaaagaaatgtaaatgttaacgctgcgcacaagcccatgaataacacacccctgatagattcacaaacacagaaagtggcatctAAAAGTTTAAATCGTCACGCAACctaggatgctgctgtcatcgtcctgctcctgtaaaaagaaacacacatagattcatccgcacctttgtcaggtgggggttaacttcgcaccGTCGTGTTACATCAGTaaagtcttgtcagcttttatcagctttaccagtcagtcaggttttttttctcttccactcattcattcatacattctttctttgctgatacTGGAATCCATCGTCGCGTTCCGTTTGCAccctcagcaaaatgacgtcatttcaaaaagaaaagaagaatttagatcggattacctcgctgaatccttttttgggcagggacctattttctaattgtcccaaataagtgactttctcctgagcccattttaatggaGAAGCCCACTTGCAACAGTTTTCTCGACGACGTGTCGTATTCTGTtgtaatcgtgcagatctgctcaaacagggatcatcaaacaaaactttcagtgcactgtgaaagtatcaaaataaaaaggcctcgttaagtcatgacacacgctcctcatctcaggagggtaaatcatactaTTGGCATGatttatcataccatcatactaattggcaggctcaacttcacaacaaaagaaaaatcatcagctagattaattccaaaccaaccatcagccgcacaacacacaacataacccTAATATGTTATTAGATATGAGTTTAATCCCCAGGTCTGTGCTTTtcactcatttaggccacagacccatcttattcagtttttcattttcccCGTCATCATGAAACATctgacatgttgtcatgcatttcacaaaagaagtttgttcttatgtattcagagttgtgtgtctgggtgcaggattcactcgcacatcacaacaggaaactcagtgttttagagtctccactctaacaaactccaacacatcccattcactcctgctagaattcaatcacctttcattaatctaagaaccatcaactaatttgcatatcggctattaacccaccaagttgacaggacaacagaaatgcatgttgaaaatattatcacaaaaatagaatttcccccatacagtaaattacttgtgctgcatcaatcaagcagaaagcatctcccaatttactatattaacaactaaatttattgtctgatcactggttggtcaaaccagaatcttttttttttcacaaaaattaaactgttgtcctgtaacctagagagttaactgtcagcattggataaattcagcatttgataacaagtgtctgctaaattgacactattttaacactgatgagagagaagctgattttcattgcatgtgtgtttgttattaggcaggtttaa contains:
- the LOC109200931 gene encoding uncharacterized protein LOC109200931 isoform X3, which translates into the protein MYTAMFEALSMHLGLSSTPKQHIESLKVKMNGRGDESQNNRNGRQVNPENLPSGDQEPAYEPVYEPVGGFWGLLNSLHRALYNIYFSRLNELLDELEERYDVFDIDNLNDGNVNNVNINNINVRDNNANVDNNELDDDHNDVVVDIENDDSDEAFEDCEDVHQYIPEEDPQPGLSRRRPREMDEEDLEPNKRFRWSEEFSDDDSDFISACDTDSESSSDELFEDALEELDNHETGGSRKRSREDFEEEEENLRVCKFRRCSDESTSTSDDN
- the LOC109200931 gene encoding uncharacterized protein LOC109200931 isoform X1 → MYTAMFEALSMHLGLSSTPKQHIESLKVKMNGRGDESQNNRNGRQVNPENLPSGDQEPAYEPVYEPVGGFWGLLNSLHRALYNIYFSRLNELLDELEERYDVFDIDNLNDGNVNNVNINNINVRDNNANVDNNELDDDHNDVVVDIENDDSDEAFEDCEDVHQYIPEEDPQPGLSRRRPREMDEEDLEPNKRFRWSEEFSDDDSDFISACDTDSEGCPHAGNIADEDVNQQVPEEEQLPVGSTKRSRKEDGDEEEPNSKKSRLANSESSSDELFEDALEELDNHETGGSRKRSREDFEEEEENLRVCKFRRCSDESTSTSDDN
- the LOC109200931 gene encoding uncharacterized protein LOC109200931 isoform X2; protein product: MNGRGDESQNNRNGRQVNPENLPSGDQEPAYEPVYEPVGGFWGLLNSLHRALYNIYFSRLNELLDELEERYDVFDIDNLNDGNVNNVNINNINVRDNNANVDNNELDDDHNDVVVDIENDDSDEAFEDCEDVHQYIPEEDPQPGLSRRRPREMDEEDLEPNKRFRWSEEFSDDDSDFISACDTDSEGCPHAGNIADEDVNQQVPEEEQLPVGSTKRSRKEDGDEEEPNSKKSRLANSESSSDELFEDALEELDNHETGGSRKRSREDFEEEEENLRVCKFRRCSDESTSTSDDN